Below is a genomic region from Streptomyces sp. RPA4-2.
CCCGAAGCGCATGTGGACGGGCACCGATGGACCTCCTCTGGGGTGGGACTTTCGTCCCCAGCCGAAACACTACGGGCCGCGGCCCCGGGCCGCCAGGCTGCGGTCCATGACGCTGAAAGCCGACGCCGACGCCGACGCCGCCCCTGACGCCGACCCGGCCCCCGCTGTCGCCGCCCCGTCCGGGGGCTACCGCGCGGTCTTCGCCGTCCGGGAGTTCCGGGCCGTCTTCGCGGCGCACGTACTGTCGTTGCAGGGCACCGTCGTGGCCCAGATCGCCCTGGCGGTGCTGGTGTTCCGGCTCACCGCCTCGCCGCTGCTGTCGGCACTCACCTTCGCGCTGGGCTTCGTGCCGTACGCGGTCAGCGGGACGCTGCTGGCCGGGATCGCGGACCGCTGTCCGCCGCGCCGGGTCCTGGTCGTCTGCGACCTGCTGTGCGCGGTGTGCGCTGCCGGGATGGTGCTGCCCGGCACACCGATCGCCGTCCTGCTCGTCCTGCGCGGCCTCATGGCGACGGTCGGCCCGGTCTTCACCGGGACGCGGGCGGCGAGCCTGGCCGACATCCTCCCCGGCGACGCCTTCGTGCTCGGGCGTTCCCTGATCCGGATCGTGGCGCAGGGGGCGCAGGTCGTCGGATTCGGGGTCGGTGGGCTGCTGTTGATCGTCGTGCCGCCGCGTGGCGCGCTGCTGCTCACCGTGGCCGCCTTCCTCGGCTCGGCGTTGCTGCTGCGCCTGGGCACCCGTCGGCGGCCCGCACGCGGTACCCGGGACCGCGCGGACGGTGGCGGCACGGGCCGGCTGCTGGCGGACCGCCGGGTGCGGTCGCTCCTGCTGCTCGGGTGGGTGCCGTCGTTCTTCTCCGTCGTGCCCGAGGCGC
It encodes:
- a CDS encoding MFS transporter yields the protein MTLKADADADAAPDADPAPAVAAPSGGYRAVFAVREFRAVFAAHVLSLQGTVVAQIALAVLVFRLTASPLLSALTFALGFVPYAVSGTLLAGIADRCPPRRVLVVCDLLCAVCAAGMVLPGTPIAVLLVLRGLMATVGPVFTGTRAASLADILPGDAFVLGRSLIRIVAQGAQVVGFGVGGLLLIVVPPRGALLLTVAAFLGSALLLRLGTRRRPARGTRDRADGGGTGRLLADRRVRSLLLLGWVPSFFSVVPEALAAPYADSAGAGTTGLGLFMAAMPVGMILGESLAGGCLSPTVRGRIAGPLVACTLLPYAVFLARPSLPWSLAAMFVAGLTGAYTLGVDQWFVDAVPEEMRGRAMTVQSAGLMTIQGAGMAAAGAAAEFVPVHLVSGWSCAIGTLCVLAVLRTVRGEAQPRG